One window of the Shewanella khirikhana genome contains the following:
- a CDS encoding winged helix-turn-helix domain-containing protein, with translation MARRQAATKPAAGPAASPFSQQEWRAINIAAQGLLSPPADVTACVSQLGYVQIDSIQVAARAHQHVLHSRMPHFAPDALEQALADKQIFEYWSHAAAFLPMADYRFSLPRKLALKNGGRHWFDKDSDEMRMVRERIGAEGPLKASDFEHKGHTSGPWWDWKPAKKALEQLFMEGELMVVRRDGFQKVYDLSERVLPAGVDQRPPTEDEYARYLIGRYLDAQGHGSLKEMTYLRSGLKASVTTALDAMVEARELSCFKQGAERRYFRPNLQLPELPDKVWLLNPFDNLLIQRARLKQWFDFDYQIEVYLPEPKRRFGYYCLGILWQDTFIGRVDVKADREKGLLRLKYLTLEPAAVGVDGNFKAFLEPLAEAFGEFCRFNGLKRWKLEGASDARLKRHFSRQVWI, from the coding sequence TTGGCCCGGCGGCAGGCAGCGACCAAACCGGCTGCTGGGCCAGCCGCATCTCCCTTTTCCCAGCAAGAATGGCGAGCCATTAATATTGCCGCCCAGGGATTGCTGTCGCCGCCTGCGGATGTGACCGCCTGTGTCAGCCAACTTGGTTATGTGCAGATTGACTCGATACAGGTGGCGGCCCGCGCCCATCAACATGTACTGCACAGTCGCATGCCCCATTTTGCGCCGGATGCTCTGGAGCAGGCGCTGGCAGACAAACAGATTTTTGAATATTGGTCCCACGCTGCGGCGTTTTTGCCGATGGCTGACTATCGCTTCAGCCTGCCGAGGAAGCTGGCACTGAAAAATGGTGGCCGCCACTGGTTCGATAAAGACAGTGATGAGATGCGTATGGTGCGCGAGCGTATCGGCGCAGAAGGGCCATTAAAAGCCTCTGATTTTGAACATAAAGGCCATACATCCGGCCCCTGGTGGGACTGGAAGCCCGCCAAAAAGGCGCTGGAGCAGCTCTTTATGGAAGGCGAGCTTATGGTGGTGCGCCGCGATGGTTTTCAAAAGGTGTATGACCTCAGTGAGCGGGTGCTGCCTGCCGGTGTCGATCAACGGCCGCCAACCGAGGATGAATATGCCCGTTACCTGATTGGCCGCTACCTTGATGCCCAGGGTCATGGCAGCCTGAAGGAGATGACCTACCTCAGAAGCGGCCTTAAGGCGAGCGTGACCACGGCGCTGGATGCCATGGTGGAGGCTAGAGAGCTGTCGTGCTTCAAACAGGGGGCCGAGCGCAGGTATTTTCGGCCCAATCTGCAACTGCCTGAATTGCCGGACAAAGTGTGGCTGCTCAATCCGTTCGATAATCTGCTGATCCAGCGGGCGCGGCTGAAGCAATGGTTCGATTTTGATTACCAGATTGAAGTGTATCTGCCCGAGCCCAAACGCCGCTTTGGTTACTATTGTCTGGGCATTTTGTGGCAGGACACCTTTATCGGCCGGGTGGATGTGAAAGCAGACCGTGAAAAGGGACTGCTGCGGCTTAAATACCTGACTCTGGAACCGGCGGCTGTTGGTGTTGATGGCAACTTCAAGGCATTTTTAGAGCCACTGGCCGAGGCCTTCGGCGAGTTTTGCCGCTTCAATGGTCTGAAACGCTGGAAGCTTGAGGGCGCAAGTGATGCAAGACTCAAGCGCCATTTCTCACGCCAGGTGTGGATTTAG
- a CDS encoding MBL fold metallo-hydrolase, translated as MYRLHRLQGHIQTIYLAEHPQGLVLLDGCCRADVAEVCRFIREELKRALTDLKLVVVTHMHPDHAGGAARLKGKTGARIVAADVPGHWYRGLDGIAMHLTDMALAAWVAKRMGRPLKWFWYSHKLRADVLLGDDSRLPGFPEWRVFHCPGHTDRDLALLHEDEGCIYVADLLVKVKGRYIPPFPLFYPNRYKSSLMKLKCLAPARVLLAHGGEASLEEIDLDRVLEQAPSVPMTHWRSVKAKLKQILGRS; from the coding sequence ATGTACCGCCTTCACCGCTTACAGGGCCATATCCAAACTATTTATCTTGCCGAGCATCCCCAGGGACTGGTGCTGCTGGATGGCTGTTGCCGCGCCGATGTGGCCGAAGTCTGCCGCTTTATCCGCGAAGAACTCAAGCGGGCACTGACCGATCTTAAGCTGGTGGTAGTAACCCATATGCACCCCGATCATGCCGGTGGTGCCGCGCGGCTCAAGGGTAAAACCGGCGCCCGAATAGTGGCTGCCGATGTGCCCGGACACTGGTATCGCGGTCTCGATGGTATCGCCATGCACCTGACCGATATGGCGCTGGCCGCCTGGGTCGCCAAACGCATGGGGCGGCCGCTCAAGTGGTTTTGGTATAGCCACAAGCTGAGGGCAGATGTGCTGCTTGGCGACGATAGCCGATTGCCCGGGTTCCCCGAATGGCGGGTGTTTCATTGTCCCGGGCATACCGACCGGGATCTGGCGCTGCTGCACGAAGATGAGGGCTGCATTTACGTGGCCGATCTGCTGGTGAAGGTGAAGGGCCGCTACATTCCGCCGTTTCCACTGTTTTATCCCAACCGTTACAAAAGCTCGTTGATGAAGCTCAAGTGTCTGGCGCCCGCCCGGGTGTTACTGGCCCACGGCGGCGAAGCAAGCCTGGAAGAGATTGACCTTGATCGGGTATTGGAACAGGCGCCCAGCGTGCCTATGACCCACTGGCGCTCGGTGAAAGCCAAGTTAAAGCAGATCCTGGGGCGCAGCTGA
- a CDS encoding amidohydrolase, giving the protein MKHSLIALSMAAAAFGAQATSPTKPMADLIYFGGDIVTVNDALPEVEALAVKNGKILALGSKADVMRLQSPDTEVVDLGGKTLIPGFMDGHGHVFNTGIQALAANLLAPPDGEVTDIASLQQTLKDWYAKAENQQHGVVLGFGYDDSQLKEKRHPTRQELDAVAKDMPVLIIHQSGHLATFNTKALELAGFSPDSKDPEGGKIRREADGKTPNGVLEEIAFFGALMPMFAKLKPEENEVIFKAGMDLYASYGYTTAQEGRASTSAVETMYKVAKDGKLKLDVAVYPDIQVAQSVIKPPYLSDVYMNGFRVAGAKLNLDGSPQGKTAWLTEPYLVPPEGQQPGYKGYASMSDDDAAKYVELAQANGWQLLTHVNGDAAIDQLIKAVAASEKKHGKADRGFVAIHAQTARKDQVESFNRLGIFPSFFPMHTFYWGDWHSDSVLGKERASHISPTGWARQLGMIFTSHHDAPVALPDSMRVYYATVNRISRTGREIGPDQRVTPLEGLKAQTLWAATQYREEKSKGSLEVGKNADMVVLSANPLKVKPETIADIKVEQTIKDGVTVYSRATATHTAASGCAGSDKCAKVAAVAMAGAGMLHHMH; this is encoded by the coding sequence ATGAAACACTCACTTATTGCACTCAGCATGGCCGCTGCGGCCTTTGGGGCACAGGCCACCAGTCCGACCAAGCCCATGGCGGACTTGATTTATTTCGGTGGTGACATAGTTACCGTGAATGATGCCCTGCCGGAAGTTGAAGCCCTGGCGGTGAAAAACGGCAAAATCCTCGCCCTCGGCAGCAAAGCGGACGTGATGCGGCTGCAATCTCCCGATACTGAAGTGGTCGACCTTGGCGGCAAAACCCTGATCCCGGGCTTTATGGATGGCCACGGCCATGTATTCAATACCGGCATTCAGGCGCTGGCGGCTAACCTGCTGGCGCCACCGGATGGCGAAGTGACCGACATCGCCTCGCTGCAACAAACCCTCAAAGATTGGTACGCCAAAGCAGAAAACCAGCAGCATGGTGTGGTGCTCGGTTTTGGTTATGATGACTCGCAACTGAAGGAAAAGCGTCACCCAACCCGTCAGGAGCTGGATGCGGTGGCTAAAGATATGCCTGTGCTCATCATCCACCAGTCGGGACACCTGGCCACATTCAACACCAAGGCGCTGGAGTTGGCGGGTTTCTCCCCCGACAGCAAAGATCCCGAGGGCGGTAAAATTCGCCGCGAAGCCGATGGCAAGACCCCCAACGGCGTGCTGGAAGAGATTGCCTTCTTCGGCGCCCTGATGCCGATGTTTGCCAAGCTCAAGCCCGAAGAAAACGAAGTGATTTTCAAGGCGGGTATGGATTTGTACGCCAGCTACGGTTACACCACGGCTCAGGAAGGCCGCGCATCGACCTCCGCGGTTGAAACCATGTACAAGGTGGCCAAAGACGGCAAGCTCAAACTGGATGTGGCCGTGTACCCGGACATTCAGGTGGCGCAAAGCGTGATTAAGCCGCCGTATCTTTCTGATGTGTATATGAATGGTTTCCGTGTGGCGGGTGCCAAGCTGAATCTGGACGGCTCGCCCCAGGGTAAAACCGCCTGGTTGACCGAGCCCTATCTGGTACCACCCGAGGGCCAGCAGCCCGGCTACAAGGGCTATGCCAGCATGAGTGATGATGATGCTGCCAAATATGTGGAGCTGGCCCAGGCCAACGGCTGGCAGCTGCTGACCCACGTGAATGGGGATGCGGCCATCGATCAGCTGATTAAGGCGGTGGCTGCCAGTGAGAAAAAGCACGGTAAAGCAGACCGGGGCTTTGTGGCTATCCACGCCCAAACCGCCCGTAAGGATCAGGTCGAGTCCTTCAATCGCCTCGGTATTTTCCCATCGTTTTTCCCCATGCATACCTTCTACTGGGGGGACTGGCACAGTGACTCAGTGCTGGGGAAAGAGCGAGCCTCGCACATCTCGCCCACCGGCTGGGCGCGTCAGTTGGGGATGATCTTTACCTCGCACCACGATGCTCCGGTAGCCCTGCCTGACTCCATGCGGGTGTACTACGCCACCGTTAACCGCATCAGCCGCACTGGCCGTGAAATCGGGCCGGATCAGCGGGTTACACCGCTTGAAGGTCTGAAGGCGCAAACCCTGTGGGCGGCTACCCAGTACCGGGAAGAGAAGTCCAAAGGCTCTCTGGAAGTAGGCAAAAATGCCGACATGGTGGTGCTGTCAGCCAATCCGCTGAAAGTGAAGCCTGAAACCATTGCCGACATCAAGGTGGAACAAACCATCAAAGACGGCGTGACTGTCTACAGCCGTGCGACTGCCACCCACACTGCCGCAAGCGGCTGTGCAGGTTCTGATAAATGCGCCAAGGTGGCCGCGGTTGCCATGGCAGGTGCCGGCATGCTGCATCATATGCACTGA
- a CDS encoding excalibur calcium-binding domain-containing protein, which yields MQRGTLIRWNADRGFGFIKPERADADDIFIHISSLKHMIRTPQVGDIILFQIEIPADGKPRAGIARIEGVPIKAPSTKQNPSSTSGLSVGKLLKGAVLLGLIAFAIPKIAPMVHALMAPTNKLQPDSQYALPDTDLAPLRPVAEAPSFRCEGKTYCSEMRSCEEATFYINNCPNTKMDGDRDGIPCESQWCGRF from the coding sequence ATGCAACGCGGCACACTGATCAGATGGAACGCCGATCGGGGTTTTGGTTTTATCAAACCGGAACGAGCCGATGCTGACGACATTTTTATTCATATCTCCTCTTTGAAACATATGATACGGACGCCACAGGTTGGCGATATCATTCTGTTTCAAATAGAAATTCCAGCAGATGGCAAACCCCGGGCCGGTATCGCCCGCATCGAAGGCGTTCCCATCAAAGCGCCCTCCACCAAGCAAAACCCTTCATCGACCTCAGGCCTGTCGGTTGGCAAGCTGCTTAAAGGGGCTGTGTTGCTGGGGCTGATTGCCTTTGCCATTCCCAAGATTGCCCCTATGGTCCATGCGCTGATGGCGCCAACAAACAAGCTGCAACCAGACAGCCAGTATGCGCTGCCGGACACAGATTTGGCGCCGCTGCGGCCGGTAGCCGAGGCCCCGAGTTTTCGCTGTGAAGGCAAAACCTATTGCAGTGAAATGCGCTCCTGTGAGGAAGCCACTTTCTATATCAACAACTGCCCGAACACCAAGATGGACGGCGACAGAGATGGCATCCCCTGCGAGAGTCAGTGGTGTGGTCGCTTCTAA
- a CDS encoding DUF4124 domain-containing protein — MRVPIMGILLLLLGGSLGPSQAMAQVYRCVGTDGKIRFQDDICQPGEAEQKLEPGNRRKSLKMKQALASQSLPPGAAGRVSRDGLLGVWCAYGLSNDGEHIYHDEDPGVWNFRDYKQMSYTVSSAFRQGQEMFSEYHLDGVSIQSKNKLVGDWEVVSFNGSTMTLANGVGYQYLRKGMCF, encoded by the coding sequence GTGCGTGTGCCGATAATGGGCATTTTGCTGCTGTTGCTGGGGGGAAGCCTTGGGCCGTCACAGGCCATGGCGCAGGTATATCGCTGTGTTGGCACTGATGGCAAAATCCGTTTTCAGGATGATATTTGTCAGCCGGGGGAAGCCGAGCAGAAACTGGAACCGGGCAACAGACGTAAGTCACTGAAAATGAAACAAGCGCTTGCCAGTCAGTCGTTGCCGCCGGGGGCCGCGGGGCGAGTGAGCCGTGATGGTCTTCTGGGTGTTTGGTGTGCCTATGGCCTCAGTAACGATGGTGAGCATATCTATCATGATGAAGACCCCGGTGTCTGGAACTTTCGTGATTACAAGCAGATGTCCTACACCGTGAGTTCAGCGTTCCGCCAGGGACAGGAAATGTTCAGTGAATATCATCTCGACGGAGTGAGTATTCAGTCGAAAAATAAGCTGGTGGGTGACTGGGAAGTAGTGTCGTTCAACGGCAGCACCATGACATTGGCTAATGGTGTGGGCTATCAGTATCTTCGAAAAGGTATGTGTTTCTAG
- a CDS encoding DUF3624 domain-containing protein, translating to MACDNCASSIFRQKIGRCRRCMLMLAALCLLGWPAWYWLFSDTPACVGSIALLFFCLAWSLLLALHLLVWGWRHALGRQ from the coding sequence ATGGCCTGCGATAACTGCGCATCATCCATTTTCCGGCAAAAAATCGGCCGCTGCCGCCGTTGCATGCTGATGCTCGCAGCCTTGTGTCTGCTTGGCTGGCCCGCGTGGTATTGGCTGTTTAGTGATACTCCAGCCTGTGTCGGTTCTATTGCGCTGCTGTTTTTCTGTCTGGCCTGGAGTTTGTTGCTGGCGCTGCATCTGTTGGTGTGGGGCTGGCGGCATGCCCTGGGGCGGCAATAA
- a CDS encoding glutathione S-transferase produces the protein MHHKLPLLYSFRRCPYAMRARMALILCQIQVRVQEISLKAKPDGLLAANPKGTVPVLVKPDGEVISESLDIMLWAIEMSQNSAIRAQLTYQQEQALTLITANDIDFKPWLDKYKYFDRYPDATQQDYRDRGCEFLALLEQRLAQTPWLLGDNPSLADIAIFPFVRQFAAVDPAWFASAPYAALRHWLDNWLTHSAFTACMYKYPELGEPVILKLAD, from the coding sequence ATGCACCACAAGCTGCCACTGCTGTACAGTTTTCGTCGCTGCCCCTATGCCATGCGTGCCCGTATGGCGCTGATTTTGTGCCAAATCCAGGTGCGAGTGCAGGAAATCAGCCTCAAGGCCAAACCCGATGGATTGCTTGCGGCCAATCCCAAAGGCACTGTACCTGTGCTGGTGAAGCCTGATGGCGAGGTGATAAGCGAAAGTCTGGACATCATGCTATGGGCCATTGAGATGAGCCAGAATAGTGCAATAAGAGCACAGCTCACCTATCAGCAGGAACAAGCACTTACGCTTATCACAGCCAACGATATCGACTTCAAGCCCTGGCTGGATAAGTACAAGTATTTCGACCGTTATCCCGACGCTACTCAGCAGGACTACCGTGACAGAGGCTGCGAATTTTTGGCTCTGCTGGAGCAGCGCCTTGCTCAAACGCCCTGGCTGCTTGGCGATAACCCCAGTCTGGCAGACATTGCCATCTTTCCGTTTGTCCGCCAGTTTGCGGCTGTGGATCCGGCCTGGTTTGCCAGTGCTCCCTATGCGGCGCTGAGACACTGGCTCGATAACTGGCTGACGCATAGCGCGTTTACCGCTTGTATGTACAAGTATCCCGAGCTCGGCGAGCCTGTGATACTGAAACTTGCCGACTGA
- a CDS encoding OmpA family protein, which produces MKKSMIALALIAATSYANAAAPESGFYFGAGAGQTDFNNVSTDSHLKDGDDTAWNAVAGYQLNKYFAVEAGWQDLGTLDATDMRGAAAQGQNIDVSGATLGIVGTLPLSEKWFLTGEAGAYQYHLEHQMGVGKYVSATDTSPYVGAGIGYRITDNMDVTAKYRRFTDIDETAWETAHMDAETVGVQLTYRFGAKPTPVAVVAPVVEPAPQPEPVEPKYETKVESASVAVLFGFDSAALTGEGQAKLDQIVDLSKQNDKDAIVLIGQADNQGDASYNQMLSEKRVATVTDYLASHGVDVQSMDQRAEGETQAHGDSINERQLERRVIVTLTAEKQIQVAP; this is translated from the coding sequence ATGAAAAAGTCAATGATTGCACTGGCCCTGATTGCTGCTACCTCTTATGCCAACGCCGCAGCACCTGAGAGCGGTTTCTACTTCGGCGCCGGCGCCGGCCAGACTGACTTCAACAATGTCAGCACCGACAGCCACCTGAAAGACGGTGACGACACCGCCTGGAATGCTGTTGCAGGTTATCAACTGAACAAATATTTTGCCGTCGAAGCTGGCTGGCAAGACCTGGGCACCCTGGATGCCACCGATATGCGCGGTGCAGCAGCTCAGGGGCAGAACATCGACGTGAGCGGTGCCACCCTCGGCATTGTGGGTACCCTGCCACTGTCTGAAAAATGGTTTTTGACCGGTGAGGCGGGTGCCTATCAGTACCACCTCGAGCACCAGATGGGCGTGGGCAAGTACGTGAGTGCCACTGACACCTCTCCCTATGTGGGCGCCGGTATCGGCTATCGCATCACCGACAATATGGACGTGACTGCCAAGTACCGCCGTTTCACCGACATCGATGAAACCGCATGGGAAACCGCCCATATGGACGCCGAAACCGTTGGCGTGCAGCTGACCTACCGCTTTGGCGCCAAGCCAACCCCGGTTGCCGTGGTGGCTCCTGTGGTGGAACCAGCGCCTCAGCCAGAGCCGGTTGAACCCAAGTACGAAACCAAAGTTGAAAGCGCCAGTGTGGCGGTACTGTTTGGCTTCGATTCAGCCGCCCTGACCGGTGAAGGTCAGGCCAAGCTGGACCAAATCGTGGACCTGTCGAAGCAAAACGACAAAGACGCCATTGTGCTTATCGGTCAGGCCGACAACCAGGGCGATGCCAGCTACAACCAGATGCTGTCTGAGAAGCGTGTTGCCACAGTGACCGATTATCTGGCCAGCCACGGTGTTGACGTGCAGTCCATGGATCAGCGCGCCGAAGGTGAAACTCAGGCCCATGGCGACAGCATCAATGAACGTCAGCTGGAGCGCCGTGTGATTGTGACCCTGACTGCCGAAAAGCAAATCCAGGTAGCGCCTTAA